The genomic segment CAGAGACAATTTTCCCTCTTCTTAAATTAGGAAACTAGAGCTCAGATTGGAGAGTGAAGAGTTAACATctaggagtgcccattgtggcgcagtggaaacaaatctgactgagaaccatgaggttgcaggttcaatccctgccctggctcagcgggttaaggatctggcgttgccgtgagctgtggtgtaagtcgcagacgcagcccggatcccacattgctgtggctgtggtgtaggcaggcagcaacagctccaattagacccctagcctgggaacctccatatgccataggtgtggccctcaaaagacaaaagacaaaaaaaaaaaaaagttacacatcTAACCAGTGGCCAAAGTGGTGAACCTGGACCTAAGTAAGAGTCCTTCGCATCTCATTCCAAGATAAGCAGCCTTAGCTTCTATAGTACATAAAAGTGCTTTGAACAGTGAGTTATATAAGGCTTTCTGTAAAGTGTTTCAGAGCATTCATTGTATTCACAGCTTGATTCGTTCCCTGGGAagatttcagaggaaagaaaaaacagggaGGCGGGTATGAATTATTCACTTTCCTTCAACAGGAAGAAGCACAATAAGCAAAGACTTGTATTAGCAGctctaaaatatgtaaagtttAGAAGAACAGGTTTTGCCAGATTCAGAGGAATTTATCATCTAGTGTCAGAGCGAGACACACACATGGCCCAAGATAAGTCAGAAGGATTCCGCCGGGTAAATACAGGAAGGGGTTGTGCAGGGGGACAGGTTTAAACTGAGACGCGGGCAATGGTCGCGGTTTGGCAAATGAAGACGCTAGTGTTGGGTGTTCCATGTGGAAGAAGATGTTTGAGCATAGACGTTAAGGAAAAGTACAGAAGGCGTAATCTGAAAATAATGAGTTTACGGACCCACAGGGGCAACTAGAATATGGTTGAGAATGTCCGAGCAGCTTTGTACTTGGGCTAGAATCAGTCTTTGGCGTTGTGAAACGGAAGAGAGCAGATGAAAGCTTTGATGGAAGACAATACCGTGGAAACAATAAATGATCTTGTAAGTTCTTAAGAATGGCCAGCTTCATCATAGACCAGCTATGTTAGACACTGTTCTCTACTGACTCATGCAACAGCATGtttgaaatatatcaaaaaagGGATCTAGTCACGGATGTAACTTAATCCTGGGAAACACTGGCAATATCTGGGCCCCCACCATTTTTAGGGCACGGTCAGGAAGGGAATTGGAAGTGTAAAATGCGCTTATCTTTGTTGGACCAACACATAAATTCAGATGCCTGGATCCTATGGGAAGATAGGCTGGTGCTGGCCCAGGATACGAGAACTGACCCAGCAGGGCTGAAAGCAGAATGAGAAAGTCAATTCAGATTTATCTAAGATAAGCAACAGAGAATGAGGGGTTTAGAGGGCACCCGAAATCTGAGAGAAAAGTCAGGGAGGACGGAATGAAGTCAAAAGTTGGCAAAAcacatctgaaaaaaaggacgaacattttcattttcaaagtgtgcacacatgcacaaagGAGTCATcactaaactttttttatttcattaaaaagaaagaaagtgctgCAGGATGTTCATAATCCAGAAAAGTGACATTAGAAAATTAACAAGATCTGGCAAGGCTAAAGGAGCCAGCCCTATTCACTCAACTCTAAGAATCAAAGTTCTGGAGCCAACCTCTGAATTACCACAAGAGATTCTTTTATGGCACAAACCAGTTCGACCTGTGCCAGCTGGAACCAAAATCTCTAATGCATAGCAAAGTATTAAGCaactaaagaaatggagagacacTGAAAATGATTAGAATaatgtttattctctttttattagaGCTAACATACAATACCAtattacaacataatgatttgctATTTTTACATATTACAAATGACCGCCACactaagtctagttaccatctgtcaccctGCAGAGTTAATACAACATTATTGGCTGTATTTCCTACGTagtacattatatccccatggCTTGTGTTATAGCTGGAATTTCTTACCTCTTAATCTTCTTCACCTATTTCATCTGTCTCTAGCCCTCCACACACACCCTGCTCAAACCCtctggctattaccaaaaagacaagaaacaagtgttggtgaggatgtggaggaaagggaaccctctgtcctcttagtgagaatgtaaattggtggaagaggctcagaaagcaaaaaaatagaactatcgtatgatccagcaattccacttctggatatttatccaaaggaaatgaaaacactattgtgaaaagatatatgtaccccatgtACACAGCaacactacttacaatagccaagatagggaagcaccctaagtgtccatccatacatgaatagatacagaaaatgtggtatgtataaaTCATGAATATTACTCtggcatcttttaaaaagaataaaaatttgcatttttggcaagaatagaCATAGAGGATATCATGCCAaattaaataagtcagacaaagacagatgCTGCGTGATCTCacaagtgaaatataaaaaacaaataaaacataaacagaccATAGAAACACTTATTCtgtatttgaaaaacaatataaCTTTAATTACGTTTCCGTCATTACGGCTTGATAAGTCCCTCTTACCCAGATGAGGCCAAGAGAAACATCAAGGTAACTCCAAAATGCAAAAAACTACTGTAGCAGTAAGTGCAATAGAGAACAGGAGCCATGTTATGGAGATGCTCAGGATCCACAGAAACTTGGGGAAAGCAAAATCCAAACCTATTCCTAGAGTAACTATTGAAATTTCCTATGCATCATGAAAAAAATTCCCCATTACCAATTTTTGTTCCCAAGGTAAGTTCTCACCCATTTTACTGCTTGTAACCTGCTCAGCAGCTTCTGGATTCCCTGCTTGACCTCCTTGGTCCTCACCCCGTAAACAATGGGGTTCAGCGCTGGGGGGATGAGGTGGTGCAGGATGTTGAGCAGGATGGGGACGTCCGGGGGAATCCTCCTCCTGGCCAGGTTGGTGATGACCAGGACCAGCAGCACCGTGctgaagaagaggatgaggatgaggtggGAACCACAGGTGCTCAGGGCCTTGGCGGCTGCTCCCTCAGCCCTGAGCCTCAGCACAGCTTTCAGGATGAAGGAGTAAGAGAGGACAATAAGGACGAGGTCAGAGCCCAGAAGGGTCCAGCCGGCCACGAACTGGTAGAGCCGATTGAAGGTGATGTCATCACAGGAGAGCTTGGACACGGAGAGGTTAGTGCAGATGCAGTTCTGGATGACCTTCTCTGCACAGTATCTGAGTCGCGAAGAAAGGACGggaacaggaagagaaaataggccATTCCGGGCCACAACAAAGATGGCGGCTCTGGCGACAAACTGGTCAGTGATGATGGATGGGTACCTCAGAGGGTGGCAGATGgctacatagcggtcataggccatgaccaTGAAGGTGCAGGACTCCATGGGGAGGAAGCTGTTCACGATGAACATCTGGAGGAAGCAGGCAGAGAAGCTGATGGCCCTGAGGTCAAACCAGAAGATGGCCAGGACCTTGGGGATGACGGTGAGACAGAGCACCATGTCCAGTATGGCTATGAGGCTGAGCAGGTAGTACATGGGCTGGTGCAGAGATTCCTCCAGCCAGATGGTGACCAGGAGGGTGGCGTTGGCCCCCAgggccaggaggaagaggaggctgaaGGGCAGGGACAGCCAGTGCTGCCAGCTCTGGTAGTTAGGGAAGCAGAAGAGGAGGAATTCGGAGACTGGAGCAGAGGAGTAGTTGCTGGCGGATGCCATGCAAAAATTCCGGTCACAACTGACACTTCAGAAAAGCTTAAAGggtaagacaaaaataaatccattcaaACAATTTGAATACCGATGGGGAAGTAGCTCATTTTCCAAAGAGTCACtggaaaataataacagcaaagaGAGTATTTTATAAGTACGAACCCATACATTCTGTCCTAAGTACTTGAATACTGTGAACCCATGCCCTCTGTGAAAAATCCTGCAAGCAGTGTGGTAGTAGGAGGATCGTGTTTCCTCTTTAGTCTGGACAATGCCCATTTTTTGCCCCTCTCATGGTCTCCCACCTCCTTGATAAATTGCATAACTTTCCTCCTTACAGGGAAATACGTGGCGATTCCAaccttacagatgaggagacaaaATCCAAGGTAAGTCATGTCATTTTGTTAACATCACAGGGGTGACGCCGTGACGTAGGAAACCCGAACCTACAGCTAAAGCGCTCAGCCTCTACCTTGTCTGCCTCTGTCCCCTCAAAATGCAGGCCCTGCTGCCAGAGTAGATCAGCCACAGGGCCATTCACAGACGCCTGTGCCTGCCCTTCCACCAAAAGAGGGTGACAAGGGCAAGGGAGAAATCCAGCCTATGAGCATCACCAGAAAACTCCTGGAGACTCGAGAGGTATGACTGTCATTTGTACAGGAAAGCGCTCCTTAGCGCAGTCTGAAAAGGAAAACTTTGCAATAAGCACATATGAAAAAGTCTCCTAATGTCTTGGGCAAGCTGTTGAGATAAGGCCAAGAAATAGCAGGAGTCAGTACATCGGGTCTAAC from the Sus scrofa isolate TJ Tabasco breed Duroc chromosome 9, Sscrofa11.1, whole genome shotgun sequence genome contains:
- the LOC100520757 gene encoding olfactory receptor 56A4-like, which translates into the protein MASASNYSSAPVSEFLLFCFPNYQSWQHWLSLPFSLLFLLALGANATLLVTIWLEESLHQPMYYLLSLIAILDMVLCLTVIPKVLAIFWFDLRAISFSACFLQMFIVNSFLPMESCTFMVMAYDRYVAICHPLRYPSIITDQFVARAAIFVVARNGLFSLPVPVLSSRLRYCAEKVIQNCICTNLSVSKLSCDDITFNRLYQFVAGWTLLGSDLVLIVLSYSFILKAVLRLRAEGAAAKALSTCGSHLILILFFSTVLLVLVITNLARRRIPPDVPILLNILHHLIPPALNPIVYGVRTKEVKQGIQKLLSRLQAVKWVRTYLGNKNW